The nucleotide window TATATGTCCTGAAGACTAGACCTGGCTGTGCAGGATCAACAGTAAAAATTATCTTTGCCCTTGCCTTGGAGCAAATCAGATTTTCTTGTCACACAAGTACAGCATCCTTGGACAGCAAGGGACTTCCAGACACACAGCTCCACCCATTTATTGTGGGTTCTTTTAAGTAACCAACCCACTGGACACTGCAGGTCTGGATGGTGCTTGTGCATCACACTTCTATTCAGAAGCTTGTAGCAGGCTGTTATTAGCCAGGGCCATCGTAGAAAAAACACATAGTTGCTGGCCAGAACTTGTAATTGATTAAAGCAAAATGAAGGGAAATTTTACTTTCTTACATACATCAGTTCTGGATTTATAATTACTCATGCCATCCATGGACAGTGAGATTTGCCCTCAGTTCCCCAAACACAGAAAGCAGTTCTGAGTGCTCAACAAGCCACCACAGGGAACACTGGCAGCTCTCTGCCCTGCATGAGACAGCATCATCTCTCAGGCACAGCAAAGCTCTGCTAGCAAGAGCTACAGCAGTGCTGGATGAGACTGACCAAGGGCAAAGCACAAACAAGAACTCTACAGTAGAGTTGCTGGCTGCACAACCTCCCAGAAAACCTGGCTGTAACCTAAATCCTTAGAGGATAAGGTCTTCTATAAAGTCTGAtctctgctgttcccagctcctTACTTTCACAAAATACTCTCTAGCCCACTCAGTAATCAGGGTATTAAAAGTATACAACAGATGGAATCTACAACTTACACTGGTAGCTTCACTCCTGTCAGGTTTAGAACCCAGGcaggaaagagggagaagagCTATTTCCCACACTAGTGCTAATATAGCTTAACAAGTAAAAAGCTTCTTACTTTCCCCAAAATGGTGaccagagagagaaaagtttctgaaaaaaaagagtCTAATGGCTCTTAAAAGGGAGTTATAATCCATCCCCAGTCTCACTAGGCCATGGCTTGGTTACCACTGAGATCAAGCTTGTTTActccaaagcaaaaaaatcttgGCATGACTGACAGAAACAGCTTTTCTTGCCAGAGCTCTAATAGCAAATGTCTGTGGAAAAGCCACTTGGAGAAATGCTGTTTACTTTGGTAATGAAGCAAGTTCCCTGGAATGAAGTCTTGCAATCTTCCCAAGAGGTGTTGCAATACCTTACCTGTACCTCAGCTACATACCATACAGGCTGCTTTCAGAGCCTGAGAACTCCCTGGCGAGCTCAGAAGGCCAAGGCATCTCAGCAACTCCAGGCAGGACTGAGCTCTAGTCCTACACTGGATACACCCCCTGCATCCTAATTAAAACTGATGGCTGGGGTTTTTCTTCAACTTGAAGGAGACCTACGTCCCAGCCATCAACACCTCTTGAAGATGCTTATGAAAAAAGGCCCCCAAAGCCATCTTCTCCATCCCCTTCTTTTTAACTGTATAAAGCCAAACTCTCCTCCTTGAAACTTTTTATTTAGGCAACTCTGAACTTAGACCCCAGCTCACTGCTACAAGTGCTTAGAGGGAACATTAATACATAGCTGGACTAATAAACAccaaggaagagaagaaatgcCAAGCGGACAGTGGAGGCCAAGGCTCCCTTTCTGCTTAGGGAGTAACTGGCCTGAGGCtatgctgcttttcctcatttatttaaGACCAGGTTTCAAGCTGCTGTCCAAATTCTCTCTGCACAGAGATGAAAGGCTCTTGCCATTCAATATTCCAACTCTTGACTCAAGTGCAAAGGGCTACATCTGCTCAAACCTCAGTTTGAAGTTTGGCTGCCAAGGAGACAGCTGACTTAGCCTCACAATAATTCAGGAACTAGAAGATCCCTCGTAGCTGAATGAAATGGATCTCTTACCCAAACAGGTACTTGCATATGAACATTTTGTTTACAAACAGTTTGCACTCTTGTAAAGGCACCAAGCCCATGCCTGACACATGGCTGCAGTTCCTCACAGCAGTACTTTGTGCTCCCAAGTGTTGAAATTCTTGCTTTGAGGAGAAACCAAGCTCTAATTTCAAGTGTTTACATGTATTCCtgagagcaagaaaaaaaaatcttaccatGATTAGGTTATGTAAAAagtttaattataaaataaataagtttGTTATGgaaacattaaatattaaatacagtaataaatatttacaCATTTACAGATACAACTTGACAATTAATGCTGTTTCTCTGGTACCAGAAGATTTCTGCTCTGTTTATACAGAACACAATCACTCTTCCAAGAAGAAACTGAACTCAAATAATATTCTGTGCTCAAAACTGCATGGACAGTTAAGAAACCAAGGACACCTGGGTCAGAAAAGACTGAGGTAAGATGAGTTCTTCACACCTGAATGTAGAGCACAAGAGACCACTGCTTGCAAAGCATCAGTGCCTGAATTAAATTCTTCAAAGGAAAGGGTTCTTAGTAGTCAAGTTAAACTGATGAGATCTGATGTGTTTTATATTTAAGCACTGCTTAAAGCAGCAACAAGTATCTGTTTAACAGAAGTAGCTTTGTGTTTAGAAGAGATGGATCCAGCCTTATCAGTTGTTTGGAGCACGGATCTTTTCCTTTAGATGCAAACCTTCAGGTCTTGCATCCACTGTCTCAGCATCCTAGGAGACAAATCTGAACTCGGGCTAGCACACACGCAAATGGACAGCTCCACTCACACCACGAGTCCCACACAGCTCGGAGGGATTACTTCCACACACACAGCAACAGAGCCCAGGTGTGGCTGACAAAGATCTGTCACCAACGCCCTGCAAGTCACAACTACAGATGAAGCTCTTGGAAGCCAATATGGACATGGAGCACAGTGACAACAGAATTAGGTTTTTCATCCACTGAGGTCTAGGGAGAGAAGCCATCCCAacctctttccctttctcacTTTTgtagagggaaggaagggaatcTCCTCCCTTCCATCCAGTCCTGAAAGCAGCAACAGGTTCTCCCCCTTAGAGTTAGAGCTGCCAAAGGAGAATTGCTAAGAGAACAAAGTCCATCCACACAACAGCTGAGACTGGAGCTCTAGCGTAGAGAGAGGAGGCTTAGTAGCAGTAGTCTCCAGCAGGTCTTGACAGCAGGTACTGTCCCCCAACAAGCCAGCTCCTTCCACATCGTTGTGCCAAGATGCAGTAATAACTGGTATCCTCAGCAAGTGATTCAGCAGCAAGTGGCCTGTTGAcatctccttgcagcagcctctcTCTGGATGAATCAGGGCTTAGTGGCAACAGCTCCAGCCCACAGTGTCCAGGTGGATGTGACAGGTAGCCAGAGGTACCCCgcagcctggccatggccaCTTCAGAATTGCTCTGTAACAGGCAGACCAGACACATTAATCAGCACCCGAGACACAAGCACCCTGTGCTAGCACCACGGCAAACCACCGAGCAAAGCAGGTAGCTGAAGGACGTGCCCACGCCTGAGGACACTGCCAGATACTCTTCAGCTTCAAGCAAGCTCTGAGCAAAACCCTCCAACTGTCACTGGACAAAGCTAGAAAATATCTATAGCTGACATGTGGCAAAGCAAAACTTGACAGGTCGGCTGGAATTCTGCAGGACTATCTTGTATGGCTTTCTCCTCAGCTCGCAGTGTAACTCCTTTCCAGTAATGGTCCTTGAGTCTGCTGTTACTTACGCCTGGCCTCAGAAAAGACCAACTTGCCTGCCCAGTAAAATCCACTAGATCACTCCCAGAAGCAATCCACACATGCCAAGGAGCTTTGGGCCTCAGTTGCTGTGACAGTAAGCAACTTGACTGAGAGGCTATCTGTGGTGCTCACAGAACTCACAGCTTCCTTTTGGTCCACAGCTTCTGAGCACCAGAAACTTCCTGAAATTCTCCTTGCAGGAAACATATGAAAATGCTCAGTACTTTTCTTCTAAGAGGTGATGATGCTCTAGCACCATCTTCCATGACTGAAGTCTACCACTGTTTCCTGCACTACATCTGCCTCTGTCCAGATATTCAGGACTTCCTCTTCATAGCTCCACTTATCTCAGTACAGCTTCCTCACTTGGTCAACAGAGCCAGAAATTTAACAGAGCTGTTGAACAACTTGTACAATTCAAGGTGGTTTTGAGAAACCAGAGAACCAAGCTAGCTGCTCACGTGTAACTTACGTGTTTCAAGACACTTGGAGCACTAAAAGCAAGCACTAGCTTTGCAAAACAAACATGCAATTCCCATCCAGCCCGGAAGGACTGAGAGGTGTTTGAAGTCAGCATTCATACCTGCTTTCTCCCCATTTACACACCAACATTgccatttctgttttcttgtcgcagttttttcctttcttctttctcttcataCTGAGGACACTTTTTCCTGACCCTGTGGAATTATGGCATGTTAGAGACAATTTTGAACCCCGATGCACATCCAGTTGTCACCAGCTTCCCCATCCTCACATGTTGGACTCATGTTCTGTGAATCCTCAAGCAACTCCTTGGCACCGGGGAGTTTCAAGCAAGATAAGTTTTTAAGCATTCAGCATCAAGCAGTATCTGCTGGTAAAAATCAAGGAATCTCTGAACTAGATGTCAACACTTGTACCTCACAGAAACTGAGCTTCTTGACTTAAACCAGACTAGGGAGCAAGATGAAGAGAGGTTATTGCTGGGACTGAGCAAAGCAACAGGAGACATTCTGGGTGACAGATTTTCTAGTGGCTTGAGCTTATATCTGCAGAGACCACACTGCCTTCCTCAActccacagcagagccctgcaggcttCAAATCTAGGCCCTGTCCCTTGAATACATAATAAGGAAGCCCCTTACTGATTTCTCCCAATTTCTCCAGTGTTTTTTAGTGACTACTCCCAGCAGCTTCTCTGGATGAGGGTACAGATTAGTGTGCATACACCTTGTGAGAGTTCAGAACATGAAGCAAATGCACTTCATCAACTACCAATAATCATTTGCTCTTAGAGCACTACAGAACTGGTTACCTCTCCTAGCAGCAAGGAATGGGGCAGTGTTCAGAGAACAAGTGTTCATCCCAGCATTCCTCTAGTTCAGAGTTAAATATGAAGCAACACTGAAATGACAAAGCATACCTTGTTTCCTGAATTGCAGAAAAAGGTACAGCACGTACCCAACTCAGATTATGTGCTTCATCTAGATCTAAAATTAGACTGAACCTTGGAGTTGCTATAATATCCCAGGCCCtacagtgctggagctgcagtgacagAACTGCAGGACTGTTTCAGTATTTCTGTTTGTTATATGGTTTGAAACAGGTACCAAGAAAAGCTCTTTGAATTAATTCTCACCAGGACTCCAGATTCTGACAACCCACCACACTgaactgggggtgctggttCAGCTGAAATAGTGCTTCCTTCCTATTAACAGCAAGCAGAATTTGGGACCAGCAGCATTTGCCTCCCCACTTGCTTCCCCTCCAAGTGCAGGCATTTAAGCCCAGCAACATCCATTAACAAATGGACTCTCAGAGCTCATACCCTCCACCTGTGCATGCAGCTGTTGGCTAACAGCCATGCACGAGGCTATCACATTGCTGCTTGCAGGTTTCTCCACCAGGATTAGGGAACGCAGTCCTGTGTCAGCATTAGTGCTCCTCCTGGGCTTCCTGCTGTTGCTCTGCAGCACTCTAACTACCCTGGCTGTAGCAAGAGCAGGAAGGCTCTTGGTTTACCATGTAAGGGTCACAGACCTTGCTTCTACCCTCCAGATATATGCAAGCTGGGATAAGAACCCATcctttccagctgcttttcacaGAGGTAACTCAGATGAGCCGTGCACATTCAGGTGTTATTGGGCACAGGCCCTGCTCACACTTAAGGAAGACAGACACCAAAGAGGATAATACTTACTGCACTATCACAATGATAAGTACAGTAATGAAGCTGATGCTCGAGAGCAGCACAGCTACCACTACCAGCACAGTCTTTGAGTAGTCTGCCACATCATTCTTCCTTTGAGTCTTCATGAACTGTTCACCACAGCgctcaccaaaaaaatcctgatgaCATCTGCAAGTAAATATTAACACAAGTTCTTATCAGCTCCTGTGCTGTCTGGAGCCAAGGACACCCACACATATCAGACCTGACTTAGACATCTTCTGAGTTTCCCATGAATCTCAAGGTGCTCACTTCAGAGCAGGTTCGTGAAATGCAGTCACTGCTCTAGCACAAGGTTTGTCAGCATTTCAACAAGTCGAGATTAGTTTGGGTGTGATGTTCCAGAAAGACACGCCTTTTCATTCTTTTGGTTTGAGTTTATGACCAACTGATGAGTTCAGTGGCTTGTTATGCATCTCAGATTCCATCATCACTTAATTTACATGGCAGAAGGATTCTCAGTCAAAATACTGCAGGAGATGAACCTATACCAAACTGATAGCTGATTTTTCCTCTGAGCCCTCAGATGCCACTGGCTCATGGCACTGACACCTAACTCACAAGCTATAAATAACTTACTTGCAGGTCACCATCTGGAGATGTTCTAGGTAAATGCATTCTCCATGGATGCAAAAGTTTTTGTATTCCATTTCACAGGGAGTccctttcttcttgtttttccctctgttcttCTTCCTTCTTGATTTGCCAGcattcttctctccccccctctTTGCTGGCTTGGGTTTAACCACAGGTTCCACTGAAAAAAGGACATAACGCCTTGGTGTAAAAAAGCACAATTCTGAGAAAATTGAATTGAAGAATTTGATGAGAGCCAGGAGGACCACCACCACAGGAGAATCTGTGACCAGGAAGCACAGGATGCAAGTGAGAATGCTGCTGGGCATCTCGCACCCAGCACAAAGGCAGCAAGCTCAGCAGCACATTGAAGCACAACTCTGCTACACTTAAGTCCTGTGCCATGCAGACCAGAGCCAGAAGCAGCAGATGAGCCAAGATCCACCAAAgatgaagagcagcagagatgcaggACTGCAGCATTTCATAGCATAAGACACTTGAGAGCAACAGCACAGTTTCAAGCAAAGGCCTGTAAAGAACAGGGAGTTCATGCTGAGCCCAGCCATGCTCCAGTGTTACATGGGCACAGGTACAAGACTAATAGCTCCATTTCTCTAAACTCTCCATTTGCATCAGTGATGAAAGGCACTGGAACTCGCTACATAGTCCTGGGCACTTGCCGAGGCAAAGTAGCTTGCAGTCCCGGTTGGCATACTTGTTTCTCCTAAACAACCTGCAGTGCTGTCTTCAGAAGGAGAGCGCTCCTTTCCAGTTCTCCTGCTTTGTGAGAGATGCTGAGCGCAGGGAAGGAGTGAAGGCCAGAGTCTGCGACACTCAGCCTATTTACTCTGCCGCTTACTGCCGCCCCTCATTATCTCAATTAACACAAACCTCTAGAAGAGTGTGGTTTAAAATCCTGGTGACTTAGTAGCCCTTGAATTGAGGCAAGGGCAAACAGGTTCCTTTCACTGAGGAGAGCAGACCAGCCACTGACTGAGGATCAgaagctccagagcagccccatgcAGCAATCCGAGTTCAACAGCACTGGTTTGAAATAACTTGGCACAGCAAGAGCCCGCCTCCTGCGCTGCCAGCCCTAAAGCGGCCGGCAGCACAACACTGCTGCTCAGGAGTAACAGTTACCCCAGGGATTTAAATAGGCCCTAGGAAACAGCAAAGCTATTTACAACAAGCTCCAATTTTGCTCTTGTGCTCTGAAGACCTGATGAAAATCATTTTTGGGTGATTAATATTTTACCCACAGTTCTATGCATACAGGCAATCACCACAATAGGGCACAACTGGATCTAACTACTTCCTAACCCTGTATTTCTGGTGCTGAGAGCCCATTCAAAGAAACAAGGTGTAGCTCACTGTTGTCTAGACAGCTGATCATTTTCACTTCTAGAGCAACAAGCCTGGCTTGAAGTtacttaaaagcaaaaatgccTTCAGCAACCAGAAGTCTGATTAAAACCGTATGAGCTATATTAATATGTAAACGAGGtacacagctcctgcagcaaggTTTCCTGTGCCTGGCAGTGTGAGCTCACTGCTGACAGTCAAAGGCCCCTGTTCTGTCCCGTCTGACTTGATCTTTAGGTTCGCGCTTTCATAATTGAGGCCACTTCCCGCCCTCCCTCTCCCAGGCTCAGCTTGTCAGCTCGATCTCAGTGTCCCTGTCTGCAGGCTGCACGGCCAGGAAAGCCATCCGCAGCTGAATCATAACAGCTTCAAGGTTTAGCCACAGATAAACCTCACGCCAAGCAGAAGAGCTGGTCTACAAACCAACCACCTTAGGTAACAAGTCTGGTTTCTGTGCAGTTAAGACAGCACTTCAGTCATCAAGCCAGTAGTTCGACAGGCTAAACTGCTTGACAACACCAACAGGCGCGTTTCCCCCAGAGATCTTCACAGGGAGCTTAAGCACAAGTCCACCAGTTCCCTCAAGTGACCACAATGAGCATGGTCCCACTTAATTTAATAGGTCCTTTAGTCACATTCAAGTCTCAGGGTGCTTCTGCAGGAAAATCAGTAGTCAGATCCACCCCGGAGGCAACAGGACCAGCCTACTCACACCTACTGAGGTTCAAATCACTTGCAGATACCTGGCTTGTACTGCAACTACACTCAGCCCAGAACCAACAAAATGCTCCGTTCCCACAGTAAGGCAGACTGCTCAGAtctcctcacagctcagcaAGCAGGCAAATTAGAATAAATACACACAATACCTATTGACAGTGAAGCACTGGCCTAAAGATGTTTAACAAACTTTCCTGTGGCCACTTAAAGGAATTAAGTGCCTGCTTTCCCAACAAAATTTGACTCCAATCCAAATAGGCCACCGTCAGAAATTATCCAGAAAAATTCTTGCAGCAAGACCAACAACTTGATGTAAAACAAACCTTTAGGGCCAAACAGCACCTAAATCTCCACTGACGGTTTTACACTAAGGAGGTGGTCACCATCTGACCCCAGCCCTCCTGTGAGGTTTGTAAGGAAATAAAGCTATGCACAGTAAGCTACCGATTGGCCTGCAGCTTCCACTCACCCTGGGCACATTCAAGCTAGGTTTCCACCCCGACAGCTATTTCTAAAGCAGCAGCTTCAAGCACAAGCACGTTTTTGCTCCATACTCCACGAGCTAAGCATAGCAGCGtttacaagaaagaaaaggcGTAAGTTGGGACTCGCAAGTTGCGAGATCCCAGAGCCGCCGACTCACCTCGGATCAAGTCGTCCACGATGTACTGGTGGACGGGCAGCGCCTCCTCAtactcctcctcatcctcctcataGTCAGGACCCGGCACGGGCTCGCCCTCACGGCTCCCGGCCTCCCGCTCCTCGTGCCGCTGCGGCTCCGTGGAGTTGGGCGAGGACCCGGCGGACGCACGGTTCGCTTTTGAAGGAGGGCAAACAGCGCAGTGAGCAGGGGGGCAGAGGGATCGCCACCGAGCGCGGAGTCCCTCACTCGCCTCAGCGCTTTCCCGCCCACGGCCGCGGCGCGAGCCCCCCCTCAGGCGCGAGTCCCCCGCCTCAGACGCGAGCGCAGGCTCGGCCGAGTGCCGATCTCCCCCGTCCCGTCCCTCACGCACCTGCCAGCACGGCCAGCGCGGCCATCAGCACCACGGCCCTCATCGTCCGTACTCGGGGCGGGAGGcgacagagacacagagagaacGGGGCAAAAGGAGTCGCCGTAGCACAGCAGGTGCCGGCGGCGCGCAGCTCTCCATGAGGAGCCGCCTGCCGCCGCCGTCCACTTTATGGGCGCCGGGAGCTGGGGGCGCGGACATGGAGCGGCATAAGAGGGCGGGGCCGAGCGGGGCGGGATCGTGGAATCCCAGAATCGCAGAATGACGGAGTCCCAGAGTGATAGAAGCATACAATCTCCCAGTGCTTTTTCGTTGCAAGGGACATTGAGTACCACCTcgttccaccccctgccatggacaaggGGATTTTCTAAAAGACCTGGTTGttccaagccccgtccaaccaGCCTGCCTGGAACACCTCTAGGGATCGGGCACCCgcagcctccctgggcaacctagATCCCGCGAGTCAGGAGCGCGCCGGGTTATTGCGGACACACCTGTCTGCTCCTTGCTCTTCCCGCATCTCCCACAGGAGTGTTTTCCAGCGATAAACCCGGTCatcaaccccccccccccccccccccccccccccgcctcgCTGGCTACGTCTCCCTGAGCGGGGATGAGTAAGGGCTGAGTAAGCGGTGGCACCCACCGGGCAGGGACAAACGTGCTCCTCGGGGGCACTGCGACTCACTGCTGCCTCGGAGAGCTCCCCGGAGGGCACCTCCTCACGGCCACCTCTCCGGGCTGTTGTGGCACCTGCTGAAGAATCCCAGAATTACCAAGGTTGGAAGACACCTGTAAGACCACCAAGTCCAACCTCAACGCAGCACTGCCACTGTAACCCCTAAACCAGTGAACCACATTGCCCAGCACCAGATCCAGAtatttcttgaacacctccagggatggtgagtcCACCATATCCCTGGGCAACCTATCCCAGTGCCTGAGCAcccaaacagcaaaaaacatttttctagtATCTAATCCGAGTCTCTCTTGTCTCCTcttaaggccatttcctctcgtactctccttgcaggcacagcagaagaGACCGGGTGCTCCACATCACTACgacctcctttcaggtagttgtagagggagctgctgctctgagaggAGAAGAACTGGGACAGCATGAGAACCCAGAGAAGCCCAGAGGGTCGAGGATTAAGGGAGTGGTGTCCCTCTGCTCcggtcccacagcacagcaggctaGGAGGGCAGCTGGTGGCAATGCTCCCCTGGGAAAGGAGGATCTGGACTTTTAACTGAAAGAGGACAGCATGTTACTCACGGCTCAGGAAGCTGATGGAGCCTTTGCTCGAGGTGGCAGGGGTCAAAGTGGTTCAGTCACTGaaccttttcccttctttgacAGGCACACATGATATGTGGCTCCCGGAGTTTTTGCCATGTCACGCCAATCCTGAGAGGCAATGCCCAAGAGGTCTGGAAAAGAAGATGCTGAATCAGTCATTCAGATGTTATGCTGACACAGATAGCTCCAGCAAACCTTTGACAGCCCTTTTGTGCAATTGAAACTGTCTGAAACAGCGGGCAGGAGCTGACAGCTTTACTTCTGGGGGTTTTGTCCTGTTTCCCCTTCGCTGCCTGTCCTCAGAGGGATAGCAGAGAAAAGACAAATCCCACTCATTACTGCAACCTCATgtcagagagctctgcaggcagtCAACAAGCAGGTCCTGGGCTATTTGGGGGACAGCCAGGGGCTTCAGAGggctcctcctttcccccttgGACTGGACTTCCCTTCCTGCAAGACCTCCATAAGTCTCAGTGCCTGGAGTTCACAGAGATCATTTGCATGTGAGGGGAGTTtctccagaggcagagactTTGAGGTTTGGAGTTTCTTCTGATGAAACATGGGGTTGGTGATTTGAGAATGGCAAAAGAAAGGTCAGCCAGGAAtcctccctctcttcctccctcctgctctgctcaagGCTGGCTTCCTCAGCCAGGCACCACAGCTTCCCccacaaatttttcttttcttcagctgttaaaacaaaatatttctcccatttttttaaaatcagagatTCACTggaaacatttaaataattttgttaagTCCAGTCTGAGAAATATACTGAGCACTGAACACTCCTGCCCCGTTTGCTGCACTTGGCAAAATGCTGAGCAATTGGAGGAGGCTTAGCGGGGGGGGGAAAGGTTGCATTTCCCATCCCAAGTGCAATTGCCCATGTTACCTGCTCTGTTTAGAGACCAAACACTGCATATCCAGCAGCTGACTCACCGTgttctctctcttctccagtCTCCAGCTGATAGCTCCATCTCACTGACCGCCAGCAGCCAGGAATTTGGCTTGCCATGCTTTGAATTGGTCATTTCATCAGCTTCCTCCTGCTAGTCCTCCCTGTGACCTTGAAGAAGAAGGGGCAGCCTGGCATCAACCAGCACAACTCCTCAGAGTCCAGAAAGTGTAGCAAGATGGTGATGGGCACCCAGTAACTCATGGAAAGGTTCTGGTAGGGACATCAGGGGAGCTCTTCCCAAATGGCAGCTGCCTGGCCAAGCTCTGCTTGGCTGTTTCTTGGAGAGAACACCCTCCAGAGGCCACACATTTCAGGACATTCTGGACGGGATCTGCCACAAGCCCCagcttttctgtgtgctgtgagGGAAAAGGCACTAAGCCTGGCCACTGCTCTCTTCCAGAAGGACATTTGGATTCTGTCCCCAGAATGAATTTCCAGAAGGTATTGCAAGGCATGGTACAAGGAGGAGAAGCCTTGAGGGGGCTGCAAGGCTCAgccccctgggctgccccactgcagcagggcctggggctgagctgctggggctgcaagGGCAGGGCTCCCCTTTGGGAAGGCGCTGGTTCCCTGTGGATGCAGAGTGCCACCTACTGAGCCACCGCTCCCGGCAGCACCCGGGGTTCTCTGGCAGGAcacccaggctggagctgctgctcagagagtCCTTGCCCTGGCTGTTCCATGGGGCTGgtcccaggggacagggagctgccccAAAGGCTGGTGAGCCCCAATGGGTGCAGCTTACAGATGAGCAGGGAATCTATGCAAGGGGCTGCATGTTCAGCACAGCTCTTGGCACCTGCCCTGAGCCAGACCTGGATTTCCATAGGCTGGCAGTGAAGTGAGACAAGATGGGCTCAAGAGCCTGGCCAGTCCTCCCTGGGCCTTGACAATCATTTTGAAGACCTTCAGCACTGACTGGGCTCAGACAGCACCTGGCAGCACCCAGTGCAGGTGACATTGGTGGTGATATCTCTTTGTCCCTTGGATCCCTGTCCTTGTTTGTGGAACAGGGGGTGCCAGCACACAGCCACCacttcccagctgtgccatgatGATCCAGGGCATAGGCACGGGCTTGTAGAGGAGCAGTGCCGCCCATGCTGACAGCTGCTGGGCCTTGTCCTTGGCACATCATTGCTTCCAGGAGAGTCTGAGTGCCTGCTGGGATCTTATTCACTCTCTTTACTTTTGATAAAACCCCTGAGAAATGCGTGAAGGGAAAGGGAGTACCTGAAATACCATCCCATTAATGTTCTTCACTGACAtcaaatgtttattttgcagGGGTGGGCAGAGCTGACCTGGTGTTTGAACATGAGTTATCCTTTCTCATCCATCCAGCTGAGGACAGGTGGAAAAGGGTAATGACTCAAACCAGAGTGGTGTCTGTCTGGGAAGCTCACCAGACTTTCACTTCTCTTGTGAGCTGCAGACACCACTATCTGCTGCTATCAGCAGCTCCCtcacaggcagggagggagctttGAAGTGAGGCATGTGTGACTCTGGCTCCTGCTGATGTAAATCAAGATTGCTCTAATAAAGAGCATGCAAGTGCATAGCCAGGGTGttggagaggaagggagggaaaggccTGGATAttgtttttctggattttggTGGAGTTTGTTGGCCTCTGAGACATGCAGGCGTTGAGGTGGCTGTGTCTCCCTGCTGAGCAAGCTCTCAGCAAAGAA belongs to Zonotrichia leucophrys gambelii isolate GWCS_2022_RI chromosome 4, RI_Zleu_2.0, whole genome shotgun sequence and includes:
- the AREG gene encoding amphiregulin, translated to MRAVVLMAALAVLAANRASAGSSPNSTEPQRHEEREAGSREGEPVPGPDYEEDEEEYEEALPVHQYIVDDLIRVEPVVKPKPAKRGGEKNAGKSRRKKNRGKNKKKGTPCEMEYKNFCIHGECIYLEHLQMVTCKCHQDFFGERCGEQFMKTQRKNDVADYSKTVLVVVAVLLSSISFITVLIIVIVQVRKKCPQYEEKEERKKLRQENRNGNVGV